In the Brevinematales bacterium genome, one interval contains:
- a CDS encoding tyrosine-type recombinase/integrase translates to MLDNFLEYLRLNKRYSENTIEAYARDISYLIEFLLENNQKIEDINSKLLRDFSIHINKKRQLKPSSLRRIFSSLKSFSKFLYKNNLISKNFGKYIVYPKLPNNLPKFMDEDKIINMLNYIENQIISNKNPKKSLKKIRDNTIIFTFYLTGLRISELVELKISDIVNDTLVVKGKGGKSRVLPIHPLLKEKINEYLKIRKLLMTKETNLLFVGNTRNGGISQRQVRNLVYKYTSIVGNKINPHGLRHTFATHLLNDGNDIRVIQDLLGHSSIGTTQRYIHTSLKRLKDIYKKYHPHA, encoded by the coding sequence ATGTTAGACAATTTTTTAGAATACTTAAGACTAAACAAACGCTACTCTGAAAACACCATAGAAGCATACGCTAGAGATATATCTTATTTAATCGAATTTTTACTAGAAAACAACCAAAAAATAGAAGATATAAATTCAAAATTACTAAGAGATTTCTCAATACACATCAATAAAAAAAGACAACTAAAACCAAGTAGTTTAAGAAGAATTTTTTCATCATTGAAATCTTTCTCAAAGTTTCTCTACAAAAATAACCTAATTTCAAAAAACTTTGGAAAGTACATAGTGTACCCTAAGCTTCCAAATAACTTACCTAAATTTATGGATGAAGATAAAATCATAAATATGCTAAATTATATTGAAAACCAAATAATTTCAAATAAAAATCCCAAAAAATCTCTCAAAAAAATAAGAGATAACACAATAATATTTACGTTTTATCTGACAGGATTAAGGATTTCAGAACTAGTAGAACTCAAAATAAGTGATATTGTGAACGATACCTTAGTAGTCAAAGGTAAAGGCGGTAAATCAAGAGTTTTACCTATTCATCCTCTACTCAAAGAAAAGATAAACGAATACCTAAAAATCAGGAAATTATTAATGACTAAAGAGACAAATCTTTTATTCGTCGGAAATACCAGAAATGGGGGTATAAGCCAAAGACAAGTTAGAAATTTAGTATACAAATACACATCAATAGTAGGAAACAAAATAAATCCACACGGTCTTAGACACACATTCGCAACACACTTACTTAATGATGGTAATGACATAAGAGTTATCCAAGATTTACTAGGACACTCTTCAATAGGAACAACTCAAAGGTACATTCATACATCACTGAAAAGACTCAAAGATATTTATAAAAAATATCATCCTCACGCATAA
- a CDS encoding co-chaperone GroES has product MKVKPLGDRLLVKVLQVEEKTKGGIYIPQTAQEKTQHGIVEEIGDPELVKVKVGQKVIYDKYAGTQIKIDDVEYLILKNDDVLAIIED; this is encoded by the coding sequence ATGAAGGTTAAACCATTAGGAGACAGATTGCTTGTAAAAGTTTTACAAGTTGAGGAAAAAACAAAAGGCGGTATATACATACCGCAAACTGCACAAGAAAAAACCCAACACGGTATTGTTGAAGAAATAGGTGATCCTGAACTTGTCAAAGTTAAAGTTGGTCAAAAAGTCATATACGACAAGTATGCAGGGACACAAATAAAAATAGACGACGTTGAGTACTTAATCCTTAAGAACGATGATGTTTTAGCAATAATTGAAGACTAA
- the thiE gene encoding thiamine phosphate synthase: MTKKEKLDLFYSNQIYCITAEEYSRGRTNIQVVREMLEAGIKIIQYREKKKKGIYRYNEAKEIRKMTKDYGALLIINDYVDLAMMVEADGVHIGHEDYPADEVRKLVGDDMIIGGSTHWDYQMMDMIKKGVDYIGAGPLFETHTKEDVLPPVGLDYLKFALKYSTVPVVAIGGIKEHNIHEVIKLGARCVCIVTDITMAEDIKGKIKRLYEIWDKYKEEISPPIV, from the coding sequence ATGACTAAGAAAGAGAAGCTAGATTTGTTTTACTCGAATCAGATATACTGTATAACTGCCGAAGAATATTCTAGAGGTAGGACGAATATTCAAGTTGTTAGAGAGATGTTAGAAGCAGGTATAAAGATAATTCAGTATCGTGAGAAAAAGAAAAAGGGTATCTATAGATATAACGAAGCGAAGGAAATAAGAAAGATGACAAAAGATTATGGAGCATTATTGATAATAAATGATTATGTTGATCTTGCAATGATGGTTGAAGCTGATGGTGTTCATATAGGGCATGAAGATTACCCTGCTGATGAGGTTAGAAAGCTTGTTGGAGATGATATGATAATAGGTGGTTCAACTCATTGGGATTACCAGATGATGGATATGATAAAGAAGGGTGTTGATTATATAGGTGCTGGACCCTTGTTTGAAACGCACACAAAGGAAGATGTACTACCACCGGTAGGACTTGACTATTTGAAGTTTGCTCTAAAGTATTCTACTGTGCCTGTTGTTGCAATAGGTGGAATTAAAGAACATAATATACATGAGGTAATAAAGCTAGGTGCTAGGTGTGTCTGTATCGTTACAGATATAACGATGGCAGAAGATATAAAGGGCAAAATAAAGAGACTTTACGAAATATGGGATAAATATAAGGAGGAGATATCTCCTCCTATTGTTTAG
- a CDS encoding MATE family efflux transporter: protein MNDLTKGNVVRQLLIFSLPLIFSDLVQGLLSIVDMVYLGKLIGYQGIASVSVAIPVVFFLLAVLIGMNASTNIMIGQAFGSSNKNNLRLVITNSFTITIVISFFVAFMGVTISELILKLMNVPSNIFYDALSYLRVYIISIPLSAMMMWIMGITRGFGNSKFSLYSSILLLFGKLALTPLFIKGFGIIPSMGVVGAILSSVVVELGIMVFGFFYIVKKYDIVRQSLKLSLDKEIVFKFFSVGLPASLQMLIISFSFGVVMGFVAHFGEESIAVFGIGNRIDQFAFLPALSLSMALVTISSQNLSANREDRVSEFLKWAIVISFSISLIVVFLVNVFGKGIFSFFVNNERVINLGVEYLRVMSLSYVLMGFVFSVQGVVRGAGDTLAILGIKAFSMILVRVPVAYLLGFLVFESPIGVWMSFPAVMAFEMIASWVYFKSQRWKRKIMFRKQKKIIDAGI from the coding sequence ATGAATGATTTGACCAAAGGTAATGTTGTTAGACAGCTTTTAATTTTTTCCTTACCCCTTATATTCTCAGATCTAGTTCAAGGGCTTTTGAGTATTGTTGACATGGTTTATCTAGGCAAGTTAATAGGTTATCAAGGTATTGCTTCTGTATCTGTTGCTATACCTGTTGTATTTTTTCTTCTTGCTGTTTTGATAGGTATGAATGCTAGTACTAACATTATGATTGGTCAAGCTTTTGGTTCGAGTAATAAGAATAACCTAAGGCTTGTTATAACGAACTCATTTACCATAACTATAGTTATATCTTTTTTCGTTGCTTTTATGGGGGTTACTATTTCTGAACTAATACTGAAGCTTATGAATGTTCCTTCCAATATATTTTACGATGCGTTATCTTACTTGAGGGTTTATATAATAAGTATACCTCTTAGTGCTATGATGATGTGGATTATGGGTATAACAAGGGGATTTGGTAACTCAAAATTTTCATTGTATTCCTCTATACTTTTGCTTTTTGGTAAATTAGCTCTTACTCCTTTGTTTATAAAAGGTTTTGGAATTATACCTTCTATGGGAGTAGTTGGTGCTATATTATCTTCAGTTGTTGTTGAACTAGGTATAATGGTTTTTGGATTTTTCTATATTGTTAAGAAATACGATATTGTGAGACAAAGTTTAAAATTGTCGCTTGATAAAGAAATAGTTTTTAAGTTTTTTTCTGTTGGTTTACCTGCTTCTTTACAGATGTTGATAATATCATTTTCTTTCGGTGTAGTTATGGGATTTGTTGCGCATTTTGGTGAAGAGAGTATCGCGGTTTTTGGGATAGGTAATAGGATAGATCAGTTTGCTTTTTTACCTGCTTTGTCTCTTAGTATGGCTTTGGTGACGATATCATCTCAGAATCTAAGCGCTAATAGAGAAGATAGGGTTTCAGAGTTCTTAAAGTGGGCTATAGTCATATCTTTTAGTATATCGTTAATTGTTGTTTTTTTAGTAAATGTATTTGGAAAAGGTATCTTTTCTTTTTTTGTTAACAATGAAAGGGTTATTAATCTAGGTGTTGAATATCTTAGGGTTATGAGTTTATCTTATGTCTTGATGGGGTTTGTTTTTTCAGTTCAAGGGGTGGTGAGAGGAGCAGGAGATACACTTGCTATTCTTGGTATAAAAGCTTTCTCAATGATTTTGGTAAGAGTACCTGTTGCTTATTTACTTGGATTTTTAGTTTTTGAGTCTCCGATAGGTGTTTGGATGTCTTTTCCCGCAGTTATGGCTTTTGAGATGATTGCAAGTTGGGTTTACTTTAAATCTCAAAGGTGGAAAAGAAAAATAATGTTTAGAAAACAGAAAAAAATTATTGACGCAGGAATTTAG
- a CDS encoding tetratricopeptide repeat protein — MMWKNEKVEDLIKKASELLEQKQYSSVISLIEENIKGNENNTELLLLLGTAYRKSLMFEDAINIFEKLLQIDPTHKKGLLGLADSWRGLKNWEKALSVWEMYLKIDPKDSLVITRMGDAYRKLKNYQKAEEYYLKAIELNNKNKFALMGIGDMFYKLEEFDKALTYWEKLVEIRPNTLNVLTMIGNIYRRKKIFSKAVGYYQRALGVDYENFYALYGIADSLRGMGQLKESLKYWIRLAEKYPDNPKILTRLGDTLLRINKENEAEVAFNKALETGYSKYALIGLVKIKAKRKEYQQAIEICNSLMKQHPDDIRIVTLLGDIYESMGLKKNAEALYKSALQRFKNNKELTSRLSKLSLKNFEDSIEKV, encoded by the coding sequence ATGATGTGGAAAAATGAAAAAGTAGAGGATTTGATTAAAAAAGCTTCTGAACTCTTGGAACAGAAGCAATACAGCAGTGTAATATCTCTGATCGAAGAAAACATTAAGGGAAACGAGAATAATACTGAATTACTCTTGCTGTTAGGAACTGCTTATAGAAAGAGTTTGATGTTTGAAGATGCTATAAATATCTTCGAGAAACTATTACAAATAGATCCAACTCACAAAAAAGGATTACTTGGACTTGCCGATTCATGGAGGGGGCTCAAAAATTGGGAAAAGGCTTTAAGTGTATGGGAAATGTACTTGAAGATTGATCCTAAAGATTCTCTGGTTATAACAAGGATGGGAGATGCTTACAGAAAACTTAAAAACTATCAAAAAGCAGAAGAATACTATCTCAAAGCAATTGAGTTAAATAACAAAAATAAATTTGCGCTTATGGGAATAGGTGACATGTTTTATAAATTAGAGGAATTCGATAAAGCACTAACATACTGGGAAAAACTAGTTGAAATAAGACCTAATACCTTAAATGTACTTACAATGATAGGCAATATATATAGAAGAAAAAAAATCTTCTCAAAAGCAGTTGGATATTACCAAAGAGCATTAGGAGTTGATTACGAAAACTTCTATGCTTTATATGGTATCGCAGACTCCTTAAGAGGAATGGGACAGCTAAAGGAATCCCTTAAATACTGGATAAGACTAGCAGAAAAGTATCCAGACAATCCCAAAATATTAACTAGATTAGGTGATACACTATTGAGAATAAATAAAGAAAATGAAGCAGAAGTAGCCTTCAACAAAGCACTAGAAACAGGTTATAGTAAATATGCATTAATAGGCCTTGTTAAAATAAAAGCAAAAAGAAAAGAATACCAACAAGCAATTGAAATCTGCAATTCCTTAATGAAACAACATCCAGATGACATTAGAATAGTTACCCTACTAGGAGATATATACGAAAGTATGGGACTAAAGAAGAACGCCGAAGCACTCTACAAATCGGCATTACAAAGGTTTAAAAATAATAAAGAACTAACATCCAGGCTGAGCAAACTGTCTCTAAAAAACTTTGAAGATAGCATAGAAAAAGTGTAA